The DNA sequence GAAGACAAGAAGTTAAGAAGAGCAGAAGATCAGATGTTTTTTCTGCTCTTTTCACCTTCTCACCCTCTTACCTTCTCACCCTCTTTATTTCTTAATGGATTGCCAGTCTTTCAGGAACCGTTCGATGCCGATATCCGTCAAAGGGTGGTTCATCAACTGCTTCAGGACGTTGAAGGGTATCGTCGCGATGTCTGCGCCGAGGAGCGCCGCTTCGAGGACGTGAACCGGATTCCTGATGCTTGCAACGATGATCTCTGCCTCGAAGCCGTAATTGGAAAAGATCAGGCAGATCTCTTCGATGATCCCCATCCCTCTCTCCGATATGTCATCAAGCCTTCCGATAAAGGGGCTCACATAACTGGCGCCTGCCTTCGCGGCAATGAGCGCCTGGACGGGCTGGAAGATAAGGGTCACATTCGTCTTGATCCCTTCCCGTGAGAGTGTTCTTACTGCCTTGATCCCCTCTTCGGTCATGGGGATCTTGATGACGGCGTTGGGTCCCAGGGTGGCGAGTTTCCGCGCCTCCTCACACATGCCTTTCGCGTCTGTCGCGATGACCTCGAGGTTGACAGGGCCGTCAACCACAGAGAGTATCTCCTTTATGACGGCATCGGGGTCCTTTTTCTCTTTCGAGAGGAGTGACGGGTTTGTTGTCACGCCGTCGACGAGTCCCATTGCAATCCCCTTCCTGATCTCTTCAACGTTCGCCGTGTCTATAAAAAATTTCATCACTGCACCTCCGCTGCCTTCAATTTTAATAAAATGTTTGCAGATCAAGTTGTTAAATTGGAAGTTCTATTAGTTATGCCATATCTTTTACACGAATACAAAACTTTTTTTGAGGAAATAGCAGTCTTTGATTGACTCCGTTTCTGTGCGACCTTATAATTAATAACCCTATGGAAGGCAGCATGAAAGATTATCTGGCAGAGGACATCGGGAGCGGCGATATTACCACAAACGCCATAGTGCCTGAAGACCACGCCTCAAAAGCCGTCATTATAGCGAAAGAGGACGGTGTTATTGCAGGCCAGTCTCTTGCTGCCGGGATCTTTAAAGAACTTGATAATGAGTTGATATATGAGGAGATAAAGAAGGACGGGGAATACGTGAAGAAAGGCGATACGATCGCGATCGTCAAAGGGAAGACGCGCGCAGTCCTGACGGGCGAAAGAGTTGCCCTGAACATACTCCAGAGGCTTTCCGGGATAGCCACGCTGACAAGAAGGTTTGTCGATGCCGTTGAAGGCACAGGGGTTAAGATACTCGATACAAGAAAGACCTCCCCGGGGCACAGGGCAAAGGAGAAGTACGCCGTCAGGATGGGCGGAGGAGTGAACCACAGGGCCGATCTGAGTGAGATGGCCCTCATCAAGGAGAACCACATATCCGTCGCAGGTTCGATCAAGGAGGCCGTAAAAAGGATACGGGCAGTATCGAAGGTGCCTATAGAGGTGGAAGTAAAAAACATGGCGGAGCTGAAAGAGGCATTGGAGGAGCGCGTCGACCGGATAATGCTCGATAACTGGGATATGGGCTCCATCAAAGAGGCCGTTTCTTTCGTGAATAAAAGGATACCCATCGAGGTATCGGGGAACATGAACCTGGAGAAGATCAGGGACGTCGCAAGGACAGAGGTCGAATTCATCTCCGTGGGGGCCCTGACCCATTCCTTTAAGTCTCTTGACATAAGCCTGCTTCATGAAAAGGTATTGAAATGAATGCGGCAGAAAGACAATCGGAAAGGGCTGAGACCCTGAAAAGGATTGAGGCCGCGAAGGATGCCTTAGGCAAGAACCTTATCATACTGGCACATTTCTATCAGGAAGACGACATCGTAAAGTACGCGGATTTTGTCGGCGATTCCCTGCAGCTCGCACGGGCGGCGTCCATGCAGAAGGACGCGCGTTACATCGTCTTCTGCGCTGTCTCCTTT is a window from the Syntrophorhabdaceae bacterium genome containing:
- the nadC gene encoding carboxylating nicotinate-nucleotide diphosphorylase; amino-acid sequence: MKDYLAEDIGSGDITTNAIVPEDHASKAVIIAKEDGVIAGQSLAAGIFKELDNELIYEEIKKDGEYVKKGDTIAIVKGKTRAVLTGERVALNILQRLSGIATLTRRFVDAVEGTGVKILDTRKTSPGHRAKEKYAVRMGGGVNHRADLSEMALIKENHISVAGSIKEAVKRIRAVSKVPIEVEVKNMAELKEALEERVDRIMLDNWDMGSIKEAVSFVNKRIPIEVSGNMNLEKIRDVARTEVEFISVGALTHSFKSLDISLLHEKVLK
- the fsa gene encoding fructose-6-phosphate aldolase — translated: MKFFIDTANVEEIRKGIAMGLVDGVTTNPSLLSKEKKDPDAVIKEILSVVDGPVNLEVIATDAKGMCEEARKLATLGPNAVIKIPMTEEGIKAVRTLSREGIKTNVTLIFQPVQALIAAKAGASYVSPFIGRLDDISERGMGIIEEICLIFSNYGFEAEIIVASIRNPVHVLEAALLGADIATIPFNVLKQLMNHPLTDIGIERFLKDWQSIKK